In one Corallococcus sp. EGB genomic region, the following are encoded:
- a CDS encoding general secretion pathway protein GspE: MRLGEMLVKDGLVSAAGLEEALESQVVHGGRLGTNLVELGLLSEQDLAKALGRLHNCAYASGEMVPDPKAVALVNLNEADDKEFLPMRADATRLSVAVVNPHDFPTLDAIAFKTGKRVVPVVIPEFRMNQLLRRHAKAFRQLRAIDMEAVRPRPAKGAAAEVAKAAERPPDLMSEEEFQSVYAQALRGGSDAEADVLEGELVITGEEVMEAPVAAPPQGGPAQPRAGATASPRVDIPAHIAPPVPAQGVPAQAARAGNPAGQGAGVPAHLAGQPGVQGVPAHVAAQAGTQGTASRPAAQAGAQGVPAHLAGQPGAPGLPAHVAAQAGAPGVPAHLAAPPGARSVAAQAGVPAQARGGVGVPTQVAAQAGATGAPATPPVAAKQVAPPTPLTFPEAQAELARSSDREDVARTVLRFAMGKWRRCLLLSVQGNLVTGWHGMGQGVSNEAVRRIGVPLRDQSTFRLVRDLRSHYVGPVKRDAAMGMFYRLLGGGFPATAVILPLLVRGKVVHLLYVDNGAEQFTPPDVGELLILSQGVGRSYEAMMRRRKSA; the protein is encoded by the coding sequence ATGCGCCTGGGTGAAATGCTGGTGAAGGACGGCCTGGTGTCGGCGGCGGGGCTGGAGGAGGCGCTGGAGTCGCAGGTGGTCCACGGCGGCCGGCTGGGGACGAACCTGGTGGAGCTGGGGCTCCTGTCCGAGCAGGACCTGGCGAAGGCGCTGGGCCGGCTTCACAACTGTGCCTACGCGTCCGGGGAGATGGTACCCGACCCGAAGGCCGTGGCGCTGGTGAACCTGAACGAGGCGGACGACAAGGAGTTCCTGCCGATGCGGGCGGACGCGACGCGGTTGAGCGTCGCGGTGGTGAACCCGCATGACTTCCCGACGTTGGACGCCATCGCGTTCAAGACGGGCAAGCGCGTGGTGCCGGTGGTCATCCCCGAGTTCCGGATGAACCAGCTGCTGCGCCGGCACGCGAAGGCGTTCCGGCAGCTGCGCGCCATCGACATGGAGGCGGTCCGCCCGAGGCCCGCGAAGGGCGCGGCGGCGGAAGTGGCGAAGGCAGCGGAGCGGCCGCCGGACCTGATGAGCGAGGAGGAGTTCCAGTCCGTCTACGCGCAGGCGCTGCGCGGCGGTTCGGATGCGGAAGCGGACGTGCTGGAAGGGGAGCTTGTCATCACCGGCGAGGAGGTGATGGAGGCGCCCGTGGCCGCGCCGCCGCAGGGCGGGCCCGCGCAGCCGCGAGCCGGAGCGACCGCGTCCCCGCGAGTGGACATCCCCGCGCACATCGCGCCGCCGGTTCCGGCGCAGGGAGTGCCCGCGCAGGCGGCCCGTGCCGGGAATCCGGCGGGGCAGGGCGCGGGAGTGCCCGCGCATCTGGCGGGGCAGCCTGGGGTGCAGGGTGTGCCGGCGCATGTCGCGGCTCAGGCGGGCACCCAGGGCACGGCTTCGCGTCCGGCGGCTCAGGCTGGAGCACAAGGAGTGCCCGCGCATCTCGCAGGTCAGCCGGGAGCGCCGGGCCTGCCCGCGCACGTGGCGGCCCAGGCGGGCGCACCGGGCGTGCCCGCGCATCTCGCGGCTCCGCCTGGAGCGCGGAGCGTAGCGGCCCAAGCGGGAGTGCCAGCGCAGGCTCGTGGCGGGGTCGGCGTGCCCACGCAGGTCGCGGCGCAGGCCGGCGCGACGGGCGCGCCCGCGACTCCTCCGGTGGCCGCGAAGCAGGTGGCTCCTCCGACGCCGCTCACGTTCCCCGAGGCCCAGGCGGAGCTGGCGCGCAGCTCGGACCGCGAGGACGTGGCCCGCACGGTGCTCCGCTTCGCGATGGGCAAGTGGCGCCGGTGCCTGCTCTTGTCCGTGCAGGGCAACCTCGTCACCGGCTGGCACGGCATGGGGCAGGGCGTGAGCAACGAAGCCGTCCGCCGTATCGGCGTGCCGCTGCGCGACCAGAGCACCTTCCGACTCGTGCGCGACCTGCGCTCCCACTACGTCGGTCCGGTGAAGCGCGACGCGGCGATGGGCATGTTCTACCGCCTGCTCGGCGGAGGCTTCCCCGCGACGGCGGTCATCCTGCCGCTCCTCGTGCGCGGCAAGGTGGTCCACCTGCTCTACGTGGACAACGGCGCGGAGCAGTTCACCCCGCCGGACGTGGGCGAATTGCTCATCCTCTCGCAGGGCGTGGGCCGCTCGTACGAAGCGATGATGCGGCGTCGCAAGAGCGCATAG
- a CDS encoding VOC family protein, which translates to MKDVQGFHHVAIQAKDVERVTAFYRDLLGFPELKRHLREDGTLRSIWVGVPGGAFLAIEAVDGTPEVVPFRHSAPGLLMVVFRIPREARGGVVETLARAGVPLEHETRWTLYVRDPEGNRVGLSHHPDD; encoded by the coding sequence ATGAAGGACGTTCAGGGCTTCCACCACGTGGCGATTCAGGCGAAGGACGTGGAGCGCGTGACCGCGTTCTATCGCGACCTGCTGGGCTTTCCGGAACTCAAGCGCCACCTGCGGGAGGACGGCACCCTGCGGAGCATCTGGGTAGGCGTCCCCGGGGGCGCCTTCCTGGCCATCGAGGCGGTGGACGGGACACCGGAGGTGGTGCCGTTCCGCCACTCCGCGCCGGGGCTCTTGATGGTGGTGTTCCGCATCCCGCGCGAGGCGCGGGGTGGGGTGGTGGAGACCTTGGCCCGCGCGGGGGTGCCGCTGGAGCACGAGACGCGCTGGACGCTCTACGTGCGGGACCCGGAGGGCAACCGGGTGGGGCTGAGCCACCATCCGGACGACTAG
- a CDS encoding response regulator: protein MARLLIVEDNQELASLIATVAQTRGHEAVTVFTGESALEALGPHTRYDAALVDLLLPDIRGSEVLGALRAHGIPAIAVSGVYKGDRFAQEATQVHGARAFFEKPFELDAVMDALEEAAGVPPVTHGELLDEVDLLVLEELVEEPEPSTPQEPALESVLSPSEQPEPVAPEEGSDVSEALPLPFAQRDAVWTEAAPARVRQRRQLPEWSLSGDLAHTSVPRLLNAYYESRHHGELKLRQGTVLKVVYFEAGRVVYAASNLAPERFGRFCLRKGALTEAQLAEAAGYAREHSLRTGEALLKRGLLSPRQRRQLLEEQVKDILWSTFGWTEGGYGFSPMRPQRADLVPLSLFPGDLILEGVARTETLVTLRQRMAPGRRLFPAADPPYGLHELKLAGPQAMLLAFADGTKTVEDLLALTDLSEREALATLRGLELSGVLEERQQTPNRRQRISFGL from the coding sequence ATGGCGCGACTGCTCATCGTGGAGGACAACCAGGAACTCGCCTCCCTCATCGCCACGGTCGCGCAGACCCGGGGCCATGAGGCGGTCACCGTCTTCACCGGTGAGTCCGCGCTGGAGGCCCTGGGCCCCCACACCCGCTACGACGCCGCGCTCGTGGACCTGCTCCTGCCGGACATCCGCGGCAGTGAAGTGCTGGGCGCCCTGCGCGCGCATGGCATCCCCGCCATCGCCGTCAGCGGCGTCTACAAGGGCGACCGCTTCGCCCAGGAGGCCACGCAGGTGCACGGCGCGCGCGCCTTCTTCGAGAAGCCCTTCGAACTGGACGCCGTGATGGACGCGCTGGAGGAGGCCGCCGGCGTGCCGCCCGTGACGCACGGCGAGCTGCTCGACGAGGTGGACCTGCTCGTCCTGGAGGAGCTGGTCGAGGAGCCGGAGCCATCCACGCCACAGGAGCCCGCGCTCGAGTCCGTCCTCTCCCCTTCCGAGCAGCCGGAGCCCGTCGCGCCCGAGGAGGGCTCCGACGTGTCGGAGGCCCTGCCGCTGCCCTTCGCCCAGCGCGACGCCGTGTGGACGGAGGCCGCGCCCGCCCGCGTGCGCCAGCGGCGCCAGCTGCCCGAATGGTCCCTCAGCGGAGACCTGGCGCACACGTCGGTGCCGCGGCTGCTCAACGCCTATTACGAGTCGCGCCACCACGGCGAGCTGAAGCTGCGCCAGGGCACGGTGCTCAAGGTCGTCTACTTCGAGGCGGGCCGCGTCGTGTACGCCGCGTCCAACCTGGCCCCGGAGCGCTTCGGCCGCTTCTGCCTGCGCAAGGGCGCGCTCACGGAGGCCCAGCTCGCGGAGGCGGCGGGCTACGCGCGCGAGCACTCGCTGCGCACCGGCGAAGCGCTGCTCAAGCGCGGCCTGCTGAGCCCGCGGCAGCGCCGTCAGCTGCTGGAGGAGCAGGTGAAGGACATCCTCTGGTCCACCTTCGGGTGGACGGAGGGCGGCTACGGCTTCAGCCCCATGCGGCCGCAGCGCGCGGACCTGGTGCCGCTGTCGCTCTTCCCCGGCGACCTCATCCTCGAAGGCGTCGCGCGCACGGAGACGCTGGTGACGCTGCGCCAGCGCATGGCGCCCGGACGCCGGCTGTTCCCCGCGGCGGATCCGCCCTACGGCCTGCACGAGCTGAAGCTGGCGGGGCCGCAGGCGATGCTGCTCGCGTTCGCGGACGGCACGAAGACGGTGGAGGACCTGCTCGCCCTCACGGACCTGTCCGAGCGCGAGGCCCTGGCCACCCTGCGCGGCCTGGAGCTGTCCGGCGTGCTGGAGGAGCGTCAGCAGACGCCCAACCGCCGCCAGCGCATCAGCTTCGGGCTCTGA